In Vicia villosa cultivar HV-30 ecotype Madison, WI linkage group LG7, Vvil1.0, whole genome shotgun sequence, the DNA window TTCACTAACAGCAccggagctccccacggcgatacacttggTCTGACAAACTTCTTCTCCAGTAAGTCTTCTAATTGCTTCTTTAATTCTGTCAACTCAGATGcggacatcctgtacggtgccatagaaacaggtctggtaccaggtacaagatcaatcgtaAACTCAATTCCTCTTTCTGGCGGCACATCAGGAATCTCATCAggaaaaacttcagggaattctCTTACCACCGGTAACTCATCGATGATGTTCTGATTCTCAATTGACAATGTTGCCATCAACGAGAACATCTCTACTTCTTCCTTCAGCAATTGTCGTACCTGCTTAGACGACACTAagccagcttcttcttcttcggCAGTTGAAAATCTCACAGTCTTGTTATAACAATTGATATGAGCATAGTTatattctaaccagttcattcccaaaaTTACGTCTAGCCCGGCTAACGGTAAACATACTAAATCAACAGCAAAGTCCCTGCCGAAGATCGACAGCGGACACTTCAAACAAACAAGAGATGTAGTCACAGATCCTTTAGCGGGAACCTCAACTACCATCTCGCCATTCATCGAAGATAGCAtaagacccaatctttcaacaTATTCAGCAGCGATAaaacaatgagtagcaccagtatcaataatagtaattaaaggcatACTATTGATGAAGCAAGTACCTCTAATGAGTCTGTCCTCCGTGTTTGTCTGAGTACCAGCCAatgcgaacaccttaccaccagcttgtgcCTTCTTTGGTTTCTGACATTGACTTCCAATGTGTCCTTCTTCGCCGCAATTAAAACACACTACTTCTTTATGTCTACATTCAGACATCATATGACCAGTCTTACAACAACGAAAACACTTTTTAACGTCATCAGTGCAGTAAGTACTCTTATGACCAGCCTTCTaacacttaaaacacacaatCGGAGCAGGAGCACCTCCCCCACTTGTTCTCTGGCCCTGAGCAGCTCTTTGTTTGCCCTTGCCAGCTGGAGTGTCATAAGGCTTGCCACGTTGCTGATTCTGCCTGCCTCTTCTATCACTGACAATCTTATAGTGAGCAGCATTATCTTCTTCAAAGATTCTGCAGCTGTCTACCAAGTTAGGGAAAACGCGGATCTGCTGATACCCTATAGCCTTCTTGATCTCAGAGCGTAGCCcattttcaaacttaacgcattttgaaaattttgcGCCCTCTCCATCATAGTACGGATAAAATTTGGCCAATTTGGTGAACTTAGCAGCATAGTCAGTCACTGACATGTTCCCTTATTTCAATTCATGGAACTCAATTTCCTTCTTACCACGGACGCTCTCCGGAtaatactttctcagaaattcccttCGGAACACATCCCAAGTGATCTCTTCACCTGCAGCTTCTAGTCTCTGTCGTGTTGCtagccaccagtcgtcagcttcgaCTGCTAGCATATGCGTCCCATAGCGAACTTTTTGTGCCTGAGTACAATCCATTACACgaaagatcctctcgatctctttcaaccaCTCTAAGGCTCCATCAGGGTCATGCTTGCCTTTGAAGACTGGCGggttctccctctggaaagtagCCAAACTGCGAGACCCAGCATTCTCACCAGCATTAGGTTGATGTTCCAGAGCTTGAGCCATAGCCTCCAAAGCAGCAGCAATCGCAGCATCGTTTCTCCCAGCCATTTCAACTAAACACTGCAACAGAAACATAGTTAGATGACGAGTTTTAACCATACTCGATTTGTTAGCGACTCAACtacttggtcggacggaccgacctgctctgataccaattgtaacaccccactttcccatatGAACAATAAACaaattataaatacataaataaccagagtaatacgagtaggatgtcacatcttccAAATAATTCAATAAAACATCACTTTATTCAATAGTTCCTTATTAAAATAGAATATTCAATACTGCAGCGGAATTTAAAACAGCTTATTAATTCTCACGGCACCACGGCCCCAACAAATAAATCATATCCACTAAACAGGTGGTTCAACAATAATGTCAAAATCAAGATACGTAACAATTTAACATTTaattgaaaagaaaacaaaacacagcGTATCCCAACATTCccgtgttacatatcagagcgactcctaagactcgatcaggtaacactcgacaatccaagcactactctggtacctggttatctgtactcccgaagaagcacagacacaacaacataaaaggggtgagaattacattcaataaatatacGGTGAAAGATCACATGGTTAGGGAGTAGTATCTACACCACGCACAAACACAATCATAAACAGATTCTCACTCCATCAATTACACCACAACATCATTACACAACATTTACAGTCAATCAGATGAATGAAAATGCAACTATCAactctacatgcatgtggtaccaacagagcataagccctcaacaattGCCATTATTTTAGAggcaataacaaggcataagccttcaacaacgcCAATACAGGCCAACaaacagagcataagccctcaacgacatatgtatgcaatatggacatccaatcaacacaattcaacaacacaaggtttcagccttcaactcattgccatttaggctatcaaccaactcaacaacatgcaactataattttattattttgtagttacattcacaacaatcaacacaaactTATCACAATATTTTATGTCCAAAGCATAACTCTTACGGTCTCTCTATGTTTACCTAAGTCCTACAATTTAAGGAACTCATAAAGGTATTCATCTCACTCAAGAAttagaagaaaatcacaaaaatggaAAGTTCTGCACACTAGCGTAACCATACGCGTATAgctatcccatacgcgtatgcccCTTCCCCATACGTGttccatacgcgtaccaccagGACCAGTTTTGCACTAAAattctcccatacgcgtatcactcttccatacgcgtatggcctcccttccatacgcgtaccatacgcgtttcACCAGAAGTTGTGCTATGCTGGGACagggctgcgtatcatacgcgtatagcccccctgggtgtgtccctcatacgcgtatggccccaacccatacgcgtatcatacgcaaactgACAGGAAAACTATCTGTCTAAGTCTGCACTCGCACCAGTTCGTTCTCACTCGTTTTCATCACTTCCAGTCTGCGATTTCAGGTCCAAAACATCATATTTTCACCTATTAACTCACTCCCTTCATCTAGATTCACCAACCTATTATACTACATCAGTTTTAACATGATGACAACTCAATTCCTACTCATCAAATTGGACAGTTTTTCATTCAGATTCAGTTCCTCTTATGAACACAACAACAACTCAACTGACATCCAAAACCacaccataattcatcaatcCAAAACATAATTTCGTCCACAATCATACAATACTCGTTAGTCATGAAGAACATcatacaaatcaaatcaattcacacatcaaagaaggaaTCAAACATATAAATTATGAAACCTAAAGAGGgaaaggaaccctcactaccctctcatgttgtaatcaccatttaaagaacccattctccccccttaccttaggtttgagcTTTGATCCTTCAACAATGGTGAAAGTCTTCCTTTCTCTGttgccctagcctctttctctgTTTCTACGTTCTTCACAATTTTTTTGCCAAAAGAAACTATTCCttctaattttctttatttttattaatctctCACTAATCCTTAATTTGCTACTGGGCTTACTACACACCCTCCCAATTACTAACCACTACTTGACCCAAATAACTAATTAATCATTTTACTACTTATAAATAATTActaaactaatataataataattaaaatatcagtTTAAGCACCAAACACACCAAACAACTacgtaataaaataaatatcgaaaATCGGGGCGTTACAAATTTCCCCCAGAGGTTAACAAATGGTGGTCTTCTAGAGaaagatagtttgtttactttgAGAAATCCCCAGCAAAGTCGACAATatatatcttcttcaaataagatagtttgtccacttttggaattccccaccgAGGATTCTCTGACTAGTCGATGATTGGCAGtcttctccggaagatagtttgtccactttcgaATTTCC includes these proteins:
- the LOC131618988 gene encoding uncharacterized protein LOC131618988 is translated as MFLLQCLVEMAGRNDAAIAAALEAMAQALEHQPNAGENAGSRSLATFQRENPPVFKGKHDPDGALEWLKEIERIFRVMDCTQAQKVRYGTHMLAVEADDWWLATRQRLEAAGEEITWDVFRREFLRKYYPESVRGKKEIEFHELK